The DNA segment tccattttcagacaaaaaataagactttactaccaaaaaagataaatgttctatccaaaaagttgtaaatgttcaacaaaacagttattgagttttcaattaataaatattatttatcaaaaaagaatcgaattaaaaaaaaattttaatttttacccgaAACCGATTAATTGGAAACCCAaattataatagtagacttttcagaAAAAGGGGAAGCTTCTTTAAAATCGGAGAAAAACTAGGAATTCGTTAAAAAGGGTGATAGAGGGGAGTGGGTGGATGGGCGGAAAAGTTTGATGTCTGATATTGAAGAGCATTTTGATATCATCGATTaccatagattaattaaattatcttgTTTCAGATAAAATCTCAAATGAGATGGATTAATATGACTAAGGAGGCATTTTCATAAACGAAAGTGACTGCAgtgtctttttctttgaaaagtgaATCAAAAGAGACatggaaaacaaaattaattaaaagtaaccGTGTGGCAGACCTgaagattacaaaatttactgTTGGGTAATTTTGgaactaataaaaaaaacataattcacAATTCGAGTCGAATAAtcctaaacaaaattttctttttccatgTCTTTTGTATACTAAaggaattatttcaaatacaattgcaaaaatattttttatttatattcacctTCAATAGGCCAAGCACTTCCAACTTCGCCAATAAATCCTGCTTTCACATCCATGCTTTCCTCGCAACCCTCCGTCATCTCTTTTATGATAAGGTCGAACATGCGTTCTTCACTATTCGAGAGAGATTGTGCACTTTGTGTCAAAGCTACATAATGACCtgaaatacgaaaaaataattacgaaaagcttttaaaataaaatatcaattttaattggtTTAGAAGGAtgccttttaattttataagattttcaccAAGATTGCTCAAAAATTCCAGTTTCAAAATTCCCCGACTTTTCTCTgaccaaaaatgtttcaaatgtatgtttcaaattttatcttaaattattttaaataaaacttatctaTAGGGATCAAATTTGATTCAAATATGAAACGCTTAAAACTTCAAGACGaagtatattgaaatttttaacgaaatgtagttaaatttgcaacaaaaagaacattaattttctacaaaaagagatgtatttttaaagaaagacttaaattttcaaagccaaatatgaatgttttataaaacagttgactaTTAAAGCCTAACAAGTGAAGttacaacaaaaaagtgtaaacCAAGAACTTTTTTGCTGttattggtagaaagttgaattttttctccaACTTTTTTTTGTCGTGAGAgaagaattattcaataaaaaaaaacgatctgccaacaaacgaattaaatttttaagcaataaagtttttttaactaaaacggaaatttatctaaaaaagagttgaattgcaAACAAAAAGCCAACTAAAAAcagtaagttttctaccaaaaatggattatTGAAATTTGTAGATGAAATAAGTTCattgtcaacgaaaaaataaaaaaatagtttaatcgtcaactaataaaattattcttttacaatatagatcaattttgattcaaatagataaccttgtaacaaaaaaatttgcccgccccgcgggcacattctcgtcgcgcgctgcgcgcggctcgcttcgctcgcaagtttgagcgcgcctaaggcacgcgacggttgaatctcgcgctcgaacataattacacctcgcgcttcgcggttgaatatttattctttgtatttggaatgcttgaaaaatcttgatcaaaaagatctcttttaaatggcagtatttatatgcgtcttcatattctgaattgtctacctaattaagtatagtcaaagattaagtttctcaaagctctgtaggctttgaggtacacattctcatcgtgacactcgcgctgcgcgctcgatttccgacagacatttgtaaacaggttttgttggatttttttctcgtaactttcgtcgtttttccacacattttttttgttttattttttttcaaagttatttttcacgaataaaacaaaaagtacgcgtcctatcaagaagtgattcttaaggaagttgtagatctttttcaagataaccatttttgttaattcatcttttttcgtatcctacatagtttgtccacaaaattgaattttttattttccattattttttgtgcaatcaaaatttgaattttcgatttttgaaaaaaatccaaaaattggttatgataaccttgttgggctttcaaaaagaaatgtttttcttctcttgactttttttcataacgtgcgtttttcggcttcaaattttgattttcggttaattaaaaaaattttgaaaacgctataactctaagaTTTTTCTgttaatcgaaaatataaattgtttgttctttttaatactataaatatccgtacatagaattttcacattcagaaaaaagtggtctcaaacattttcaaaatgcgctcactttttgaatttttattaaaaatggctggttcacaaactagtcctttcttttaggaccttaaaaaagtgtgccaaagatgaatttgattcgttaattttttcgagagttatcgtgtttacggacggacgggcgGACGGACGAACAGCCGGACAgaaagacagacgccatcgtgaaaacctgattttcggattcaaagggtctcgaaacgtggagatccgttaaaaaagtgtgatgtcaaatttccgacaattctaatactttttcaatcataaatgatgagaatgaaaaaatataattctaaattaaaaattaattatttgaattttcaactaagaacaatcaattttcaaccaaaaatggaatcttttaatttttagataagaatgttacttttcaacgaaaaaaatgaagaattcaaCTTTCAtgaaagtagttggatttttgaccaaaaaaaaactttggtcaaaatagtttaattgtcaacaaaataataaaatgtttaaccaaatggtagaatttttaactaaaaaatattgattctgaaccaaaaatacaatagttgtttttaaatttaaaataaggaactttcaactaaaaatagttgaatttatttattgaattctatTCATTCAGTTTTCATTTGAGGGATAAAAACAAGAAACAGGGGAAAAAGAGGAATAcagaattttataaacttcaattaAGGTCTATCAACAATTTTCCGTACTGGTTCAGGTTTTACCTGACTTTCACTGACTAGTTTTAAATTCCTCAACTTTCCAACAGTTTCTATCTTGCAGCTATCTTGTTCATCCTTATTTTTGAgagatttaaactttttgtacaataacttttaactctttaaaatttgaggcttctaattttgaaagcttttttaattaaagattttgtatttcaaatttagaaattcttcaaaaatcagattttctgaagcgaaaaaaatatttaagaaacggtaaaaaatattttattttattatagattTCCACCTGTTCCTGCAATTATGTGAACTCCAGATTCACGACTGACCCGTTTCATAAATGGAATGTTTCGTTTTATCCCATGACTAGTATTTTCCACAATAGTTCCACCACCATGttccttaaaaagcttcacaTCCTGTAAAACGGCTTCTTCAGAATCactattcagttgcaaattagTTGAACTActatagctgaaaattaaaattcgcaatgcactctatttgaaaaaaaagtgttgaaaatacAAACTAATTTATATTTGAgagttgaaataatttcattactGTATTACGAGCACTTCAAATTTGGaattgttcacatttttttattttaaacagagttaaattttttacgatttccaacaaataattgttGAGTCTAGAGCTTTAGAATAATACATTGCTCAGCTTCAAAAGCAGCACTAAAACGAttaaattgaagaagaaaaaatatcaagttaATTTAGAAATGTACAAtttctaagtttttaatttaaaaatatcaattaaaacttgtgcgatttatttttaatctttacttcaaataattcaaaaatctacgttccgtaataagaaatttaaaaattaaattcatttaattttgcacaattgacatcaaattttttaaattttacattatttcaatttaaaaggtatatatttaaactttttcaattttgaacagttaactaaaattcattaatttgtaatGCCTATTTTTATAAAGTGtcggaatttttaaatacttaacgatgctttttccaaattttttaattattggccCATCTAAATTGAAATTGTGCTAATTAGAACATTTTAATTCGCACTTGTACAAATTGATATTAAtcctatttcaaaatatttgaagtaagATTTCTCTAAAAGTTCACAATTATTTCATATAGTCCGtctaattaaattctcaaatttaaaattgttctaattgCAACGCTTCGGTTCGAAAATTTTATGGTAGTAATTaccattattattttcaaatttcagattcaatttgttttgcaattaaaattaaaattaagaaacagagtttcaagatttaaaattagtaatttaaaaaatgcgtatattttgttgacattttggaaaatgtttcaatataTATCAGATCACGCCTGCGTCTGgcctatttgattttttattttgtttaaatattacaattttattaattttcaattttttatatgtgACTGAGAACAGGGCTTCACAGCCCTATGTCACAATAGAATGATAAAGGttgcattatttaaatgaaataaaatgtcaaatgAGCCAGATAAATGTGtcgttatatatttttaaccattttccaaaatttcaatacTACTAATATTCTTcccagaaaataatatttcaataataataggAGTAATACTCACGGGTACTGTTTGATGAAACcaacattttgaatattaatattcgcatcgaaaaaattttgaagttggaCAGGAGGTGCAACATAAAACGGTTCGAAATCGATAGCCAAATGTTCGTGAGTCAAAGTCCTTCCAAGTAACGAGACATTTACTGGCCCAAGTactggttaaataaaaaaaatagtgtatcaactatttaaattcaaaaaaatgattgcaaaatataatattctcTCACCAGTTGCCACGCTTTGAGTTCCCATTTTGATAAAACGAATCTACTTACTGAAAAATAAGGTACGAATATTAACTCCTTTATATTTGTGAATATCGTCATAAACTTGTGGTTATCATTCTCCAGACAGCTTTCTTATCTTTCTCTCAGATTGTAAATATGAAACCACTTACTTGATTTATCTTGTGTGAAAAAAGACCGGATTTCCTACAAGAAAGAAActgaaaagaaaggaaaagattttcagggaataaatttaattacaaattattaaatattattctatcttggattcaaaattaaaagaaatttgttttttaagtttcaaattaatttctgaatttctaattctttcaaatttacagttttattttccagagctttaaaatttaacagctttagatgttttaaattgcagcaaggaatttttttaatattcgagtGGAAATTAtctgtttgaactgaaaattataattatataataatgattaaattctggttcatttttatttacaacaaaaaatagaattttaaaattcgaacagATTCTGATTTGGAATAAGGAATtgaaatcagaatttttgaaacaattcccGTTCCctatcaaattataataattagcaCACTCCAGAGAAAAATCCTGGTCACTTAATCAAACTGACTGTCATTTACCGGTGAAAGAAATCCCGGGTTTTCTGATTAACCTGCCAGGTAGACGTCCtgatagattttaaaagaattacaaaaattcaacattCAAAAACTTACTCTTAGaaagataaaaatgaattctagtaaattcaagtgaatttatattaaatcctaggaaatagaagttaaatttctaaattgaaagctAGTAAAATGAAGTGagtttaaacattcaactttcaattgaatttaaccaaatctaaattaaattccacaatttaaaatgaattcaacaaCTGAATACAATTATGTCTCAGTCAATCCAGGTATTTTGAATTTTGTGTTTTGAAATGCAGaggattttatttcgaaattttttaaactcgaaCGTTTGCTGGTCCTTTTGAATTTATCAATTGTAAGGCTTTCAAGTTGAGCCATTCATTTCATAGTGAATctctgtacaattttcaattattttttaatatttaagacaaGAGACCAGtgagttttcaatcaataaaaaaatatcaaccaaataatCAACGCTTAATAAATGATATTATTGTACAATTATTATTGGTACATTAAAATTtgcttttgttttgaaataatgaagttcatttttcggaataaaaaatcgttttcagtTTTGCTAGAAatcttaatacaattttttattcaatcgaaaacttgaaaaatatatataatatatatattatatattattatcttgaaaccttcttcaaatcctttaaaggcttcaagatattatttttaaatctttaaaaattaagattttcaacaTATCCAAATATCTCTGAAACTCActcgaatctttaaaaatgaataattgtttaattattattatttatacataaaaattcaataatttcacttacaaattaaaaatgataaaaatagaacaaaattaaattaagtttaaatttagtttaaatttagcGAGTTAAGActctttattttaaactattcagtttaaaatattgctctttttcttacttaacatttattaaattgaatgggttaaaaattaaatattttatactgaaacagTATTTGAATTGTatcttcaattattgaaaatgttgaattatgactatattaatttgaaattattgtaaaattgaaaatagtttataaaattttaatcgatCGTTCTTTTTTTAATGGGTAACTTTAATACAAGAAATAATTAGATGATTAGATTTTCAAGGAGATTTATGTTGCTGAAATTGTGTTGGTGCTATTCGTCGAAAattatttgtacttttaataataaattattaaatgttaaagaatatctgaaatttttgaacaTGTTTAGTTTATGTTGGTGTGCTTCACCtgaaatgaattgattttttaacaaaaaaaagcattAGATGTAAATccaaagatttttgtttaaaattgtaaaatactgaattttgaataatttctgatTGGAATAGTGCTTTTCGttggaaactaaaatttttatatgaacatcattatatttcaaacaagattcattacttttgaacaattttaggttccGTTGgcgttttacataaaaaattggtaatttcaaacaaaaaacattataatgtgaacaatatttgaaatttataattttaataaaataattaaataaactagattgaaatttttctgattgTGTTAGTgttttcccttaaaaattgaatttttattaaaaaaacaccagattttaaagaagtttaataatttttaaccattttaggtTGCCTTGGCGGTATacatcaaaaattggtatttttaaattaaaatcattaggtttaaaaaaagaaatacaatcttaaacaattttttgttataacaaaaaatgttcgtttttttcGTCCAAAATTGACATTGctcataaaaaatcattatattcaatagaatatttgaacaaaaatatttactagtatttgtaaaaataaaaaattagattacaaaaaatattcaccATTTTTCAACGACTTcaggttatgttaacatttttcatacaaaattggtagtttaaaacaaaaaaaattcaagttcaaaAGGAGATTTAcaatcctgaattattttttgttatgttagtgtttttcgtctaaaattgcgattgttaatgaaaaaatcattatatttaaagaaatattgacAATGTTTGAACAATAATAGCTTCTAATcgtattttggtaggaaattgatactttttatcaaaaaggtaACGGGTTTTCTATATACTGTACAAAAAATATTGTCCTTGCATACCTATTATTACAGATAATAGCTACTATGAAATACAACATTTcggtatttatattaattaagggTGTCTACACAAATCCTCGAAAAAAAAAACCCTCATAATCCAGGTTTTTTCCCCAGATATCTCAGATTTTTCCATGTATAATCTGTCATAGTaatatattacatttaatttaagccacttcaaattcctaatttttcaagaaaaataattgaattttcaacaagatcgatgagattttcaagtgaaataattgaattttcaatcaaaaatattaattttcaataaaatacgattttttaacaaaacatgaaatctcaaccatataattgaattttcaactaaaaaagattaattttcaaccaagtagttgaattttgaactgaaaaatatcaattttcaacaaaaaatgtaatggttaaagtttcagttgaaaaaaaaaatttccacacaatccaaattttaaaccaaagtgctgaatttttaattaaaataataaatattcaactagaaaagaccaatttttaaacgtaaatatcaattttttacaggtgtttaactttcaa comes from the Belonocnema kinseyi isolate 2016_QV_RU_SX_M_011 chromosome 6, B_treatae_v1, whole genome shotgun sequence genome and includes:
- the LOC117175694 gene encoding phosphotriesterase-related protein, which produces MGTQSVATVLGPVNVSLLGRTLTHEHLAIDFEPFYVAPPVQLQNFFDANINIQNVGFIKQYPYSSSTNLQLNSDSEEAVLQDVKLFKEHGGGTIVENTSHGIKRNIPFMKRVSRESGVHIIAGTGHYVALTQSAQSLSNSEERMFDLIIKEMTEGCEESMDVKAGFIGEVGSAWPIEDFEKRAIRAAAAAQERLKCPISFHPGRNPSAPFEIMRIFTEAGGDPKKAIMSHLDRTLLKKEDLLEFSKLGCYCQFDLFGTECSYYQFSPMTDMPSDAQRLDKIKFLCEDGKLDKVLMSHDIHTKHRLINFGGHGYGHIINNVFPKMLIKGFTQEEIDTITITNPKTWLSY